GCGCCTCCTCGGGGGGCGTACACGACGTCGTCGTGCACGACGTAGCCGATCAGCCGGTCGAGTCGGGCGCCCCAGGGGCGTTCGACGCCGGTGGCGAGGTCGACCTGGACCGAGCCGGCCGCCCGGGCCACGACGAGCCGGTCGCTCAGGGCGAGGGCGACGCCCGTGGTCGAGGCGGGCCCGCTCCACACCACCCGGTCGAGGTCGCGGGCGTCGCGCAGGTCGTAGCGGTAGACGCCTCCGACGCCCTGCTGCCGTCCGGTGACCACCACGGCTCCGACGGTCTGGAACTGGTCGCCGTCGCCGGCCGAGCCGGTCTCGACCACCTCGACGGGACGCCCGGTCTCGAGGGACAGCGTCGCCAGCACCTGCTCGCCGTCCACCGCCGCCCGGACGAGCACGAGCCCCGCCTCGGGCACCGCCGTCACGGACGACACGAGGGCCGGGCCGGTCAGGCCGAGCCCGTCGAGGTCGCCGGCGACGTCGTGCAGCCAGCGGAAGGTGCCACGGTCGACGTCGAGCGCGCCGATGCGCGTGCCGACTCCCTGGGTCGGGGTGGCGCAGTCGCCGTCGTTGGCGAATCCGTAGGTCCAGGCCCCGGCGGCGCTCACGAGCGCGAGCCCCTGCTCGACGGGCGTGGCCCGGTAGCGGAGGCACTCGGCGGGGGCCTCGGGCGCGAGGGCGGTCCGCAGGTCGACCCGCCACCCGGTCGTGCCGGGTTCCTGCCGGAGGTCGTCGACCGCGACGCCCTGCCAGGGCGGGTCGGCCCCGTACTCGGGCTGCGTCGGCGCGACGAGCACCGTGGTCGCGAGCGCGGCCAGGGCCACGGCGGCGTAGGTCACGACGAGCCGGCGTCCCGGCCTCACGACGTCGCCCCGACGCGGGCTGTGTCGACGAGCCGCCGGGCAACCCCTTGCTCGTCGATCCGCACGAGATGACCACCCCAGAACGCCACGGTGCCCGACGTCGAGGTCGACC
This genomic interval from Frigoribacterium sp. Leaf415 contains the following:
- a CDS encoding PQQ-binding-like beta-propeller repeat protein, whose translation is MRPGRRLVVTYAAVALAALATTVLVAPTQPEYGADPPWQGVAVDDLRQEPGTTGWRVDLRTALAPEAPAECLRYRATPVEQGLALVSAAGAWTYGFANDGDCATPTQGVGTRIGALDVDRGTFRWLHDVAGDLDGLGLTGPALVSSVTAVPEAGLVLVRAAVDGEQVLATLSLETGRPVEVVETGSAGDGDQFQTVGAVVVTGRQQGVGGVYRYDLRDARDLDRVVWSGPASTTGVALALSDRLVVARAAGSVQVDLATGVERPWGARLDRLIGYVVHDDVVYAPRGGAATGRGDAGFVALTADGERLWSSDRDVRGGYSVTRSCLAVTDVRSRTVTCLDLATGDVRWTDPASSSSALEGLPGQTDDRVFATSTAAGPGPVVVRALDGSTGSAGARVSLPDGAVLAAAGRTVGYALAYGSSGGRSTLVAFDLSSGRTLWQHAAQLQVYAWAGRLVDVDVDGIARELVSPERLAVPTGSGGG